One Babesia bovis T2Bo chromosome 4 map unlocalized Chr4_1, whole genome shotgun sequence genomic window carries:
- a CDS encoding Glycerophosphoryl diester phosphodiesterase family protein, whose amino-acid sequence MAYSNSVQKRENMVRPLIYGHRGMGCSLPGALSFFPENSMTSFREAQRIGADGIELDVFLSKNNELLVMHGYLQKHSLCLTTMKRKADSGIQRFNTDNYVESEDVHATDLVLKKPWRLTQKSIELQEIPQHNGSNTDIFEEYISNMEQSDSGECVPTLDQVLVEFGDSLKYDIELKGSNVDLGLRVLDVLSKHPGLDVVISSFQWVAPNLNLSSSRANNPLEQYPNGTDVVDLLGPLINNKLNIPIALLFNNETSELPSLERIVECCRHYNATWAVVSHEFWKMGTPILGSDVKGKEAVPYLVNYMHDHGLKVMSYFLESRPDSDEELQVQIESGMDAVCPNDVVKCLGFVNK is encoded by the coding sequence ATGGCTTATTCTAATTCCGTACAAAAAAGGGAAAATATGGTGCGCCCTTTGATTTACGGTCACCGTGGTATGGGCTGCAGCCTACCAGGCGCCTTGTCCTTCTTTCCTGAGAATTCTATGACATCATTCCGTGAAGCCCAAAGAATTGGTGCCGATGGTATTGAATTGGATGTCTTCCTTTCAAAGAACAATGAATTATTAGTTATGCATGGCTATTTACAAAAGCACAGTCTCTGTCTTACTACAATGAAGCGCAAAGCCGATTCTGGCATTCAACGCTTCAACACTGATAATTATGTCGAATCAGAGGATGTACATGCAACAGATTTGGTGTTAAAAAAGCCTTGGAGGTTAACACAGAAGTCCATAGAACTGCAGGAAATTCCACAACATAACGGAAGTAATACCGATATTTTTGAAGAGTACATATCGAATATGGAACAATCGGATTCTGGAGAATGTGTTCCTACGCTGGATCAGGTGTTAGTCGAGTTCGGTGACTCCTTGAAATACGACATTGAGCTTAAAGGTTCTAACGTTGACTTGGGCCTTCGAGTTTTAGATGTTTTATCTAAACATCCAGGTTTGGACGTTGTTATATCTTCTTTTCAATGGGTAGCTCCAAATTTAAATCTTTCCTCATCGCGTGCCAACAATCCTTTGGAGCAATATCCCAATGGAACTGATGTAGTGGACTTGCTAGGCCCACTTATCAACAACAAGCTTAACATACCAATTGCGTTGTTATTCAACAACGAAACATCTGAGTTGCCAAGCCTCGAACGCATTGTTGAGTGTTGCCGACACTACAATGCTACGTGGGCTGTTGTCTCCCATGAGTTCTGGAAGATGGGTACACCAATTTTGGGCTCTGATGTCAAGGGTAAAGAGGCAGTACCATATCTTGTCAATTACATGCATGATCATGGTCTTAAAGTTATGAGCTACTTCCTAGAATCACGCCCTGATAGCGACGAAGAGCTGCAGGTACAAATAGAATCAGGTATGGATGCAGTATGCCCCAACGATGTAGTGAAATGTCTTGGGTTTGTCAATAAATGA